A genomic stretch from Larimichthys crocea isolate SSNF chromosome XXII, L_crocea_2.0, whole genome shotgun sequence includes:
- the camlg gene encoding guided entry of tail-anchored proteins factor CAMLG, whose translation METGEAGEEKTGSVSAAQRRAEIRRRKLLMNSEDRMNRIVGYAKNESENNAGVSRRPTEPHFHLDLDRTEPWSSSSSSPRPSPFLPEASGLGSRSHSATPERRGSPLLGFSEPAGGSLEDDIGGIRQRPRGERVSDDLSGSPRRGFQKYLSRFDDAMKLRGQLTEEKPAQDQGSESEEFDPFRIFRLIGSVLLAVFVRMFVCKYLSIFAPFLTLELAYMGLSKYFPKVEKKAQTTVLTAALLLSGIPAEVINRSMDTYRRMGDVFADLCVYFFTFILSHEILQLFGSETP comes from the exons ATGGAGACCGGAGAGGCCGGAGAGGAGAAGACGGGCTCCGTGTCTGCGGCGCAGAGGAGAGCGGAGATCCGGAGGAGAAAGCTGCTCATGAACTCGGAGGACAGGATGAACAGGATCGTGGGCTACGCTAAAAACGAGTCTGAAAACAACG CTGGAGTGTCCCGGCGTCCCACAGAACCCCACTTCCACCTCGACCTCGACAGGACGGAGCCGTGgtcgtcctcctcgtcttcccCGAGACCCTCTCCCTTCCTGCCAGAGGCTTCGGGGCTTGGCAGCCGCTCTCACAGTGCCACCCCAGAGCGGAGGGGCTCACCCCTGCTAGGCTTCAGTGAGCCAGCGGGAGGCTCTCTGGAAGATGACATCGGAGGGATTCGACAGAGACCGAGGGGGGAGCGGGTGTCGGACGATCTCAGCGGCTCTCCGCGTCGAGGCTTTCAGAAGTATCTGTCCCGTTTCGATGATGCCATGAAACTGCGGGGTCAGCTGACAGAAGAGAAGCCAGCCCAGGACCAGGGCTCTGAATCAGAGGAGTTTGATCCCTTCAGAATCTTCAGGCTCATCGGCAGCGTCCTTCTCGCTGTTTTTGTCAGGATGTTTGTCTGCAAGTATCTG tCAATATTTGCTCCATTTCTGACCCTTGAACTGGCCTACATGGGGTTGTCCAAATATTTTCCAAAG GTAGAGAAGAAGGCCCAGACCACTGTGCTGACTGCTGCCCTCTTGCTGTCCGGCATACCCGCTGAGGTCATCAACCGCTCCATGGACACCTACAGGAGGATGGGTGACGTCTTCGCCGACCTCTGCGTTTACTTCTTCACGTTCATCCTCTCACATGAAATCCTGCAGCTCTTTGGTTCAGAGACTCCCTGA
- the ddx46 gene encoding putative ATP-dependent RNA helicase DDX46 isoform X1: MGRESRHYRKRSASRGRSGSRSKSRSPDKRSKKDDRDRDRSRRERSRSRDRRRSRSRDRKRARRSRSRERRRSRSRERRRSGSRTRARRSRSGSPSKSRRPDEKCVKSNNSKDGRYRSRSKEKDNIDPVSEKKKVKEEKEDEKVEDQDFDQNKLEEEMRKRKERVEKWREEQRKKAIENIGEIKKELEEMKQGKKWSLEDDDDDDEDISTPMEADDDEDGDGKGENKEKEIKEEKKEEGDKEKETLMEQQAEEDDVDPLDAYMEEVKQEVKKFNMGAMKGNDKKGAMTVTKVVTVVKTKKGPHTHKKKGELMENDQDAMEYSSEEEEVDLQTALTGFQTKQRKILEPVDHGKIQYESYRKNFYVEVPELARMTQEDVNAFRLELEGITVKGKGCPKPIKTWVQCGVSMKILSAMKKHGYEKPTPIQAQAIPAVMSGRDLIGIAKTGSGKTIAFLLPMFRHIMDQRPLEESEGPISVIMTPTRELALQITKECKKFSKPLGLRVVCVYGGTGISEQIAELKRGAEIIVCTPGRMIDMLGANSGRVTNLRRVTYVVLDEADRMFDMGFEPQVMRIVDNVRPDRQTVMFSATFPRAMEALARRILSKPIEVQVGGRSVVCSDVEQHVLVIDEDKKFLKLLEILGHYQEKGSVIIFVDKQEHADALLKDLMKASYPCMSLHGGIDQYDRDSIINDFKNGACRLMVATSVAARGLDVKQLILVVNYNCPNHYEDYVHRAGRTGRAGNKGYAYTFITEDQVRYAGDIIKALELSGSPVPIELEQLWASFKDQQKAEGKTIKSSSGFSGKGFKFDETEHALANERKKLQKAALGLQDSDDEDGALDIEEQIESMFNSKKRVKDLSAPGAATGSAGGVTTTTAVPGGLPGLGPTSAGNIQKLEMAKRLALKINAQKNLGAEAQDVMQQATNAILRGGTIMTPSVSAKTIAEQLAEKINAKLNYTPVEKLEEERQAAEQAETIKRYEEELEINDFPQTARWKVTSKEALQRIGEYSEAAITIRGTYFPPGKEPKEGERKIYLAIESANELAVQKAKTEITRLIKEELIRLQNSYQPTSKGRYKVL, translated from the exons ATGGGACGAGAGTCCAG ACACTACAGGAAACGCTCCGCGTCTCGGGGACGCTCAGGTAGCCGATCAAAGAGTCGCTCTCCGGACAAACGCTCCAAGAAAGACGACCGGGACCGAGACCGGAGCAGGAGAGAGCGCTCACGGAGCCGGGACCGACGGAGGTCCCGGTCCAGAGACAGAAAACGAGCCAG GCGCTCCAGGagtagagagaggagaaggtcaagaagcagagagaggaggaggtccGGCAGCAGGACCCGAGCTCGCAGGTCCAGATCTGGAAGCCCCAGCAAGAGCAGGAGACCAGATGAAAA GTGCGTCAAATCGAACAACAGCAAAGACGGCAGATATCG GTCGAGGAGTAAGGAGAAAGACAACATTGATCCTgtatctgaaaagaaaaaggttaaagaggaaaaagaggatgAGAAGGTCGAGGAT CAAGACTTTGACCAGAacaagctggaggaggagatgaggaagaggaaggagcgCGTGGAGAAGTGGAGggaagagcagaggaaaaagGCCATCGAAAACATCGGAGAGATCAagaaagagctggaggagatgaaGCAGGGCAAGAAGTGGAGCCTGGAAGACGACGACG ATGATGACGAGGACATTTCAACTCCGATGGAGGccgatgatgatgaagatggtgacGGGAAGGGGGAGAATAAAGAGAAGGAAataaaggaggaaaagaaagaggagggtgaCAAGGAGAAGGAGACTCTGATGGAGCAGCAGGCCGAGGAGGACGACGTGGATCCTCTGGATGCCTACATGGAGGAGGTAAAACAAGAGGTGAAGAAGTTCAACATGGGAGCTATGAAAGGAAATGATaag AAAGGGGCAATGACGGTAACCAAAGTGGTGACTGTTGTTAAAACCAAGAAAGGGCCTCATACTCACAAGAAGAAGGGCGAGCTGATGGAGAATGACCAGGACGCTATGGAA tactcatcagaagaggaggaggtggacctGCAGACTGCTCTGACAGGCTTCCAGACCAAACAGAGGAAGATCCTTGAGCCTGTTGACCACGGGAAGATCCAGTATGAGTCATACCGCAAAAACTTCTATGTGGAGGTCCCTGAACTGGCCAGGATGACTCAGGAGG ACGTGAATGCATTCAGGCTGGAACTGGAAGGGATCACCGTTAAAGGGAAGGGCTGTCCCAAACCCATCAAGACTTGGGTGCAGTGTGGAGTTTCTATGAAGATCCTCAGTGCTATGAAGAA GCATGGCTACGAGAAGCCCACCCCCATCCAGGCCCAGGCAATCCCTGCAGTCATGTCAGGCCGAGACCTCATAGGCATCGCTAAGACCGGCAGCGGAAAAACCATTGCTTTCCTTCTGCCCATGTTCCGACACATCATGGACCAGAGGCCCCTGGAGGAGTCTGAGGGACCCATCT CTGTAATCATGACTCCAACCAGAGAGTTGGCTCTGCAGATCACCAAGGAGTGTAAGAAGTTCTCTAAACCGCTGGGACTCAGGGTGGTGTGCGTTTATGGAGGGACGGGTATCAGCGaacag ATTGCTGAGCTGAAGAGAGGAGCTGAGATCATCGTGTGCACACCGGGAAGAATGATTGACATGTTGGGGGCCAACAGCG GTCGAGTCACCAACCTGCGCAGGGTTACATACGTGGTGTTGGATGAAGCAGACAGGATGTTTGACATGGGCTTTGAGCCGCAG GTGATGCGTATTGTGGACAACGTGCGTCCAGACCGTCAGACAGTCATGTTTTCGGCCACCTTCCCCAGAGCTATGGAGGCGCTAGCTCGTAGGATTCTGTCCAAGCCCATTGAAGTCCAGGTGGGAGGCCGCAGTGTCGTCTGCTCTGATGTGGAACAACATGTG CTGGTGATTGATGAAGACAAGAAGTTCCTGAAGCTGCTGGAGATCCTGGGTCACTACCAGGAGAAGGGCTCCGTCATCATCTTTGTGGACAAGCAGGAGCATGCAGACGCACTGCTTAAAGACCTGATGAAAGCCTCGTACCCCTGCATGTCACTGCACGGAG GAATTGACCAGTACGACAGAGACAGCATCATCAACGATTTTAAGAATGGAGCATGTCGCCTGATGGTTGCTACGTCTGTGGCAGCCAGAGGTCTGGACGTCAAGCAGCTGATCCTGGTGGTCAACTACAACTGTCCCAACCACTATGAGGATTACGTCCACAGGGCCGGTCGCACAGGCCGAGCCGGCAACAAG GGCTATGCCTACACCTTCATCACTGAGGATCAAGTTCGCTATGCTGGTGATATCATCAAAGCCTTGGAGCTGTCCGGCTCTCCTGTCCCGATTGAACTAGAGCAGCTTTGGGCCTCCTTCAAAGACCAACAGAAAGCG GAGGGTAAGACCATTAAGAGCAGCAGTGGTTTCTCAGGAAAAGGCTTCAAGTTTGATGAGACAGAACATGCTTTGGCCAACGAGAGAAAGAAGTTGCAGAAGGCTGCACTTGGACTGCAGGACTCTGATGATGAGGACGGAGCTCTTGAT ATTGAGGAGCAAATTGAGAGCATGTTTAACTCCAAGAAGAGGGTGAAGGATCTGTCTGCTCCCGGGGCGGCCACCGGTTCCGCAGGAGGCGTTACCACCACAACAGCTGTACCCGGAGGGCTGCCAGGACTCGGACCCACATCTGCTGGAAACATCCAGAAATTGGAGATGGCCAAGAGGCTGGCACTCAAGATCAACGCTCAAAAGAACCTGGGCGCTGAGGCTCAG GATGTGATGCAGCAGGCCACCAATGCCATCTTGCGGGGTGGCACCATCATGACACCGTCTGTGTCAGCCAAGACCATCGCAGAGCAGCTGGCAGAGAAGATCAATGCAAAGCTAAACTACACGCCCgtggagaagctggaggaggagcggcAGGCGGCTGAACAGGCCGAGACCATCAAGAGATACGAAGAGGAGCTGGAGATCAACGACTTCCCTCAG ACGGCCAGGTGGAAGGTGACATCTAAAGAAGCTCTGCAGAGGATTGGTGAATACTCTGAAGCCGCCATCACCATCAGAGGAACATATTTCCCTCCGGGTAAAGAGCCCAAGGAGGGAGAACGGAAGATCTACCTCGCTATTGAAA gtGCAAATGAACTGGCTGTGCAGAAAGCTAAAACTGAGATCACACGGCTAATCAAAGAAGAGCTCATCAGATTA CAAAATTCCTACCAGCCGACGAGCAAAGGCCGGTACAAGGTGTTGTAG
- the ddx46 gene encoding putative ATP-dependent RNA helicase DDX46 isoform X2 produces MGRESRHYRKRSASRGRSGSRSKSRSPDKRSKKDDRDRDRSRRERSRSRDRRRSRSRDRKRARRSRSRERRRSRSRERRRSGSRTRARRSRSGSPSKSRRPDEKSRSKEKDNIDPVSEKKKVKEEKEDEKVEDQDFDQNKLEEEMRKRKERVEKWREEQRKKAIENIGEIKKELEEMKQGKKWSLEDDDDDDEDISTPMEADDDEDGDGKGENKEKEIKEEKKEEGDKEKETLMEQQAEEDDVDPLDAYMEEVKQEVKKFNMGAMKGNDKKGAMTVTKVVTVVKTKKGPHTHKKKGELMENDQDAMEYSSEEEEVDLQTALTGFQTKQRKILEPVDHGKIQYESYRKNFYVEVPELARMTQEDVNAFRLELEGITVKGKGCPKPIKTWVQCGVSMKILSAMKKHGYEKPTPIQAQAIPAVMSGRDLIGIAKTGSGKTIAFLLPMFRHIMDQRPLEESEGPISVIMTPTRELALQITKECKKFSKPLGLRVVCVYGGTGISEQIAELKRGAEIIVCTPGRMIDMLGANSGRVTNLRRVTYVVLDEADRMFDMGFEPQVMRIVDNVRPDRQTVMFSATFPRAMEALARRILSKPIEVQVGGRSVVCSDVEQHVLVIDEDKKFLKLLEILGHYQEKGSVIIFVDKQEHADALLKDLMKASYPCMSLHGGIDQYDRDSIINDFKNGACRLMVATSVAARGLDVKQLILVVNYNCPNHYEDYVHRAGRTGRAGNKGYAYTFITEDQVRYAGDIIKALELSGSPVPIELEQLWASFKDQQKAEGKTIKSSSGFSGKGFKFDETEHALANERKKLQKAALGLQDSDDEDGALDIEEQIESMFNSKKRVKDLSAPGAATGSAGGVTTTTAVPGGLPGLGPTSAGNIQKLEMAKRLALKINAQKNLGAEAQDVMQQATNAILRGGTIMTPSVSAKTIAEQLAEKINAKLNYTPVEKLEEERQAAEQAETIKRYEEELEINDFPQTARWKVTSKEALQRIGEYSEAAITIRGTYFPPGKEPKEGERKIYLAIESANELAVQKAKTEITRLIKEELIRLQNSYQPTSKGRYKVL; encoded by the exons ATGGGACGAGAGTCCAG ACACTACAGGAAACGCTCCGCGTCTCGGGGACGCTCAGGTAGCCGATCAAAGAGTCGCTCTCCGGACAAACGCTCCAAGAAAGACGACCGGGACCGAGACCGGAGCAGGAGAGAGCGCTCACGGAGCCGGGACCGACGGAGGTCCCGGTCCAGAGACAGAAAACGAGCCAG GCGCTCCAGGagtagagagaggagaaggtcaagaagcagagagaggaggaggtccGGCAGCAGGACCCGAGCTCGCAGGTCCAGATCTGGAAGCCCCAGCAAGAGCAGGAGACCAGATGAAAA GTCGAGGAGTAAGGAGAAAGACAACATTGATCCTgtatctgaaaagaaaaaggttaaagaggaaaaagaggatgAGAAGGTCGAGGAT CAAGACTTTGACCAGAacaagctggaggaggagatgaggaagaggaaggagcgCGTGGAGAAGTGGAGggaagagcagaggaaaaagGCCATCGAAAACATCGGAGAGATCAagaaagagctggaggagatgaaGCAGGGCAAGAAGTGGAGCCTGGAAGACGACGACG ATGATGACGAGGACATTTCAACTCCGATGGAGGccgatgatgatgaagatggtgacGGGAAGGGGGAGAATAAAGAGAAGGAAataaaggaggaaaagaaagaggagggtgaCAAGGAGAAGGAGACTCTGATGGAGCAGCAGGCCGAGGAGGACGACGTGGATCCTCTGGATGCCTACATGGAGGAGGTAAAACAAGAGGTGAAGAAGTTCAACATGGGAGCTATGAAAGGAAATGATaag AAAGGGGCAATGACGGTAACCAAAGTGGTGACTGTTGTTAAAACCAAGAAAGGGCCTCATACTCACAAGAAGAAGGGCGAGCTGATGGAGAATGACCAGGACGCTATGGAA tactcatcagaagaggaggaggtggacctGCAGACTGCTCTGACAGGCTTCCAGACCAAACAGAGGAAGATCCTTGAGCCTGTTGACCACGGGAAGATCCAGTATGAGTCATACCGCAAAAACTTCTATGTGGAGGTCCCTGAACTGGCCAGGATGACTCAGGAGG ACGTGAATGCATTCAGGCTGGAACTGGAAGGGATCACCGTTAAAGGGAAGGGCTGTCCCAAACCCATCAAGACTTGGGTGCAGTGTGGAGTTTCTATGAAGATCCTCAGTGCTATGAAGAA GCATGGCTACGAGAAGCCCACCCCCATCCAGGCCCAGGCAATCCCTGCAGTCATGTCAGGCCGAGACCTCATAGGCATCGCTAAGACCGGCAGCGGAAAAACCATTGCTTTCCTTCTGCCCATGTTCCGACACATCATGGACCAGAGGCCCCTGGAGGAGTCTGAGGGACCCATCT CTGTAATCATGACTCCAACCAGAGAGTTGGCTCTGCAGATCACCAAGGAGTGTAAGAAGTTCTCTAAACCGCTGGGACTCAGGGTGGTGTGCGTTTATGGAGGGACGGGTATCAGCGaacag ATTGCTGAGCTGAAGAGAGGAGCTGAGATCATCGTGTGCACACCGGGAAGAATGATTGACATGTTGGGGGCCAACAGCG GTCGAGTCACCAACCTGCGCAGGGTTACATACGTGGTGTTGGATGAAGCAGACAGGATGTTTGACATGGGCTTTGAGCCGCAG GTGATGCGTATTGTGGACAACGTGCGTCCAGACCGTCAGACAGTCATGTTTTCGGCCACCTTCCCCAGAGCTATGGAGGCGCTAGCTCGTAGGATTCTGTCCAAGCCCATTGAAGTCCAGGTGGGAGGCCGCAGTGTCGTCTGCTCTGATGTGGAACAACATGTG CTGGTGATTGATGAAGACAAGAAGTTCCTGAAGCTGCTGGAGATCCTGGGTCACTACCAGGAGAAGGGCTCCGTCATCATCTTTGTGGACAAGCAGGAGCATGCAGACGCACTGCTTAAAGACCTGATGAAAGCCTCGTACCCCTGCATGTCACTGCACGGAG GAATTGACCAGTACGACAGAGACAGCATCATCAACGATTTTAAGAATGGAGCATGTCGCCTGATGGTTGCTACGTCTGTGGCAGCCAGAGGTCTGGACGTCAAGCAGCTGATCCTGGTGGTCAACTACAACTGTCCCAACCACTATGAGGATTACGTCCACAGGGCCGGTCGCACAGGCCGAGCCGGCAACAAG GGCTATGCCTACACCTTCATCACTGAGGATCAAGTTCGCTATGCTGGTGATATCATCAAAGCCTTGGAGCTGTCCGGCTCTCCTGTCCCGATTGAACTAGAGCAGCTTTGGGCCTCCTTCAAAGACCAACAGAAAGCG GAGGGTAAGACCATTAAGAGCAGCAGTGGTTTCTCAGGAAAAGGCTTCAAGTTTGATGAGACAGAACATGCTTTGGCCAACGAGAGAAAGAAGTTGCAGAAGGCTGCACTTGGACTGCAGGACTCTGATGATGAGGACGGAGCTCTTGAT ATTGAGGAGCAAATTGAGAGCATGTTTAACTCCAAGAAGAGGGTGAAGGATCTGTCTGCTCCCGGGGCGGCCACCGGTTCCGCAGGAGGCGTTACCACCACAACAGCTGTACCCGGAGGGCTGCCAGGACTCGGACCCACATCTGCTGGAAACATCCAGAAATTGGAGATGGCCAAGAGGCTGGCACTCAAGATCAACGCTCAAAAGAACCTGGGCGCTGAGGCTCAG GATGTGATGCAGCAGGCCACCAATGCCATCTTGCGGGGTGGCACCATCATGACACCGTCTGTGTCAGCCAAGACCATCGCAGAGCAGCTGGCAGAGAAGATCAATGCAAAGCTAAACTACACGCCCgtggagaagctggaggaggagcggcAGGCGGCTGAACAGGCCGAGACCATCAAGAGATACGAAGAGGAGCTGGAGATCAACGACTTCCCTCAG ACGGCCAGGTGGAAGGTGACATCTAAAGAAGCTCTGCAGAGGATTGGTGAATACTCTGAAGCCGCCATCACCATCAGAGGAACATATTTCCCTCCGGGTAAAGAGCCCAAGGAGGGAGAACGGAAGATCTACCTCGCTATTGAAA gtGCAAATGAACTGGCTGTGCAGAAAGCTAAAACTGAGATCACACGGCTAATCAAAGAAGAGCTCATCAGATTA CAAAATTCCTACCAGCCGACGAGCAAAGGCCGGTACAAGGTGTTGTAG
- the cxxiih5orf24 gene encoding UPF0461 protein C5orf24 homolog: MRQVTNSDFCMNSRPSCLAEDGHHPASHFELCTSQSNKFYPPPPPSLQMTLAPMALPAQSHKPMVCQRQEALGGDPRSPGKIPSIKSTDQTPDDGKKKNKAVGKTGRRGRPLGTTKLAGYRTSTGRPLGTTRAAGFKTSPGRPLGTTRAAGYKVSPGRPPGSIKGLSRLNKLAYGSTCSGAAFPYPLPHKEILCEPSCKEKPANE; this comes from the coding sequence ATGCGACAGGTGACAAACAGTGACTTCTGCATGAATAGCAGGCCGTCGTGCCTAGCAGAGGACGGCCACCATCCCGCCTCCCACTTTGAACTGTGCACCTCCCAGTCCAACAAGTTCTACCCACCTCCCCCTCCGTCTCTCCAGATGACACTGGCTCCCATGGCCCTACCCGCCCAGAGCCACAAACCCATGGTGTGTCAGAGACAGGAAGCGCTTGGGGGTGACCCCCGCTCACCTGGAAAAATACCCAGCATTAAAAGCACTGATCAAACGCCGGATGAtggcaagaagaagaacaaggcTGTCGGGAAGACGGGCAGACGCGGGAGGCCTTTGGGAACCACCAAACTAGCCGGATACAGAACCAGCACAGGGCGACCTCTTGGCACGACCAGAGCTGCTGGTTTCAAGACGAGCCCGGGAAGGCCGCTGGGTACGACCAGAGCGGCTGGATACAAGGTCAGTCCAGGACGGCCTCCTGGCAGCATCAAGGGCCTCTCTCGCCTCAACAAACTGGCTTACGGTAGCACCTGCAGCGGAGCAGCTTTTCCCTATCCCCTACCACACAAGGAAATCCTCTGTGAACCTTCCTGCAAAGAGAAGCCAGCTAATGAGTAA
- the LOC109139799 gene encoding tripartite motif-containing protein 16 — protein sequence MAQQVFQLDREKLNCSICLDLLKDPVTIPCGHSYCMGCIKDCWDEENEKKKTQSCPQCRQSFTPRPVMVKSTMLAELVEELKKVGLQAASPDHSYAGPGDVACDFCTGTKLKAFKSCLMCMASYCEQHLQPHYNVAPLKKHNLVEATSKLQENICSRHDEVMKIFCRTDQKSICYLCSMDDHKGHDTVSAAAERAERQTELGVSQQKIQQRIQDREKDVKVLQKRVEAINLSADKAVRDSEKIFTELIRLIEKRSSEVKQQIRSQQGNEVSRAKELEEKLQQEITELRRKDTELVKLSRTEDHLHFLNNYRSLSHLSDSKDLPTIDIHPLCSFDDVTAAVSKARDKLQAALNEEWTKISVAVTDVDVIPPQREPQTRAEFMKYSCQITLDPNTANIRVLLCDRNRKATLMAVDQLYLGHPDRFIRWWQVLSREGLTGRCYWEVKWNRRVLIAVAYKNISRTGSSVECGFGHNDKSWALDCSGGGYKFIHNNISTSISGPQSSRIGVYLDHRAGTLSYYSVTETMTLLHRVQTTFTQPLYPGFWLPGLSGDTAELCDLK from the coding sequence ATGGCGCAGCAAGTGTTTCAGCTGGACCGAGAGAAACTCAACTGTTCAATCTGTCTGGATCTTCTAAAGGATCCTGTGACTATTCCCTGTGGGCACAGCTACTGCATGGGCTGTATTAAAGACTGCTGGGATGAGgagaatgagaagaagaaaacacaaagctgcCCTCAGTGCAGGCAGAGcttcacaccgaggcctgtcATGGTGAAAAGTACCATGTTAGCAGAgttagtggaggaactgaagaaagTAGGACTTCAAGCTGCTTCACCTGATCACTCCTATGCAGGACCTGGAGACGTGGCCTGTGATTTCTGTACTGGGACGAAACTTAAAGCCTTCAAGTCCTGTCTGATGTGCATGGCCTCTTACTGTGAGCAACATCTCCAGCCTCACTACAATGtagctccattaaagaaacacaaccTGGTTGAAGCCACTTCAAAGCTtcaggagaacatctgctctcgtcatgaCGAGGTGATGAAGATTTTTTGCCGCACTGATCAGAAGTCcatctgttatctctgctccATGGATGATCATAAAGGCCATGACAcagtctctgctgcagctgaaagggCTGAGAGGCAGACGGAGCTCGGGGTGAGTCAGCAAAAAATCCAacagagaatccaggacagagagaaagacgtCAAGGTGCTTCAGAAGAGGGTGGAGGCTATCAATCTGTCTGCTGATAAAGCTGTGAgggacagtgagaagatcttcactgagctgatccgtctcattGAGAAAAGAAGCTctgaggtgaagcagcagatcAGATCCCAGCAGGGAAATGAAGTGAGTCGAGCTAAAGAGCTCgaggagaagctgcagcaggagaTAACTGAGCTGCGGAGGAAAGACACTGAGCTGGTGAAGCTCTCACGCACAGAGGATCACCTCCATTTCCTGAACAACTACCGCTCTCTGTCACATCTGAGTGACTCTAAAGACTTACCCACCATTGATATCCATCCTCTGTGCTCTTTTGATGAtgtgacagcagctgtgtcAAAGGccagagataaactacaggcTGCTCTGAATGAGGAGTGGACAAAGATCTCAGTGGCAGTGACTGATGTCGATGTTATACCGCCTCAAAGAGAGCCCCAAACCAGAGCTGAATTTATGAAATATTCTTGTCAAATCACTCTGGATCCAAATACAGCAAACATacgtgttttattgtgtgacagaaacagaaaagcaacattGATGGCGGTAGACCAGTTATATTTGGGTCACCCAGACAGATTTATTCGCTGGTGGCAGGTCCTGAGTAGAGAAGGTCTGACTGGACGGTGTTACTGGGAGGTGAAGTGGAACAGGAGAGTTCTTATAGCAGTTGCTTACAAGAATATTAGCAGAACAGGATCTAGTGTTGAATGTGGATTTGGACATAATGACAAATCCTGGGCGTTAGATTGTTCAGGTGGTGGTTATAAatttattcataataatattaGTACTTCCATCTCAGGCCCTCAGTCCTCCAGAATAGGAGTTTATCTGGATCATAGGGCAGGTACTCTGTCTTACTACAGCGTcactgaaaccatgactctcctccacagagtccagaccacgttcacaCAGCCTCTCTATCCTGGATTCTGGCTTCCAGGCCTTAGTGGAGACACTGCTGAGTTGTGTGACCTGAAGTAG